The Planctomycetota bacterium genome has a window encoding:
- a CDS encoding N-acetyltransferase, with protein MAVRKARVDDAPAIHALVNYYARKEAMLALSLGMVYERLRDFWVCEENGEVLGCCALHVVWESLAEIRSLAVREDRQRHGIGRALYQACVEEAPALGVTRLFALTFVPGFFRKMGMAEVAKETLPHKVWSDCVRCHRFPNCDEVALAVDLRRAPHPCEPGAPGAGGPP; from the coding sequence ATGGCGGTCCGGAAGGCACGAGTGGATGACGCGCCCGCCATCCACGCCCTGGTGAATTACTACGCGCGCAAGGAGGCGATGCTCGCCCTGTCGCTGGGCATGGTCTACGAACGCCTCCGCGACTTCTGGGTCTGCGAGGAGAACGGCGAGGTCCTCGGCTGCTGCGCCCTGCATGTCGTGTGGGAGAGCCTGGCCGAGATTCGCTCGCTGGCCGTGCGCGAGGACCGCCAGCGCCACGGGATCGGGCGGGCGCTGTACCAGGCCTGCGTCGAGGAGGCCCCCGCCCTGGGCGTCACGCGCCTGTTCGCGCTCACCTTCGTCCCAGGCTTCTTCCGCAAGATGGGCATGGCCGAGGTGGCCAAGGAGACCCTGCCCCACAAGGTCTGGTCCGACTGTGTGCGCTGCCACCGCTTCCCCAATTGCGACGAGGTGGCCCTGGCGGTGGACCTGCGCCGCGCGCCCCACCCCTGCGAGCCAGGCGCCCCCGGAGCCGGCGGCCCGCCATGA
- a CDS encoding sodium:solute symporter family protein, translating to MASTTYCWAAVIAYSVLMVCVGYWTRLRAKGDQEHLGLEFWIARRQLPGWRLGMSLTAGWLMLGWIGFGMGQTYLFGATGLWILPIPWLLLCFIILAMVPFVRRIPAVSLPQAIEQRFGAPARVLLAVFSIFVFTAWTQAETFMAGTLMSGFLGVEPWVCMVLLIAPIVFYTVMGGFRAVAMTDVIQFLIMAVFMVVLAVVAVGAAGRASGGDILGALRKAAPPSSGEGQVFNLWFNGLLFPIVLLIGYLPGWMTEQDLLLRIQAARTTREAMKGAGLAFGLIAVFVIGLPTLAAFCALVAFPPVNGAPPEAVGADGTRIITAFLAPLPVALQVFMLVGIVACQMSTVDTFANVTAMPLSHDLIEPVLRKRGAAERTRVAVARAVTVFVFVLALGCALISEKLGDVYYISSGVLSASIAVPAFFLFWKRTTSAAVIAASLAGFLTTVGMYWYEMKYLQAAEKLPELLQKSYGYLYVAAGVVVSAVLIPVVSLLTPAPPPEQVAAVRERPVDDFGEFSSRAW from the coding sequence ATGGCGTCCACGACCTACTGCTGGGCAGCCGTGATTGCCTACTCGGTGCTGATGGTGTGCGTGGGCTACTGGACCCGCCTTCGCGCGAAGGGGGACCAGGAGCACCTGGGCCTGGAGTTCTGGATCGCGCGGCGCCAGTTGCCGGGCTGGCGGCTGGGGATGTCGCTGACGGCCGGCTGGCTCATGCTCGGCTGGATCGGCTTCGGCATGGGGCAGACGTACCTGTTCGGCGCCACCGGGCTCTGGATTCTGCCCATCCCCTGGCTCCTCCTGTGTTTCATCATCCTGGCGATGGTGCCGTTCGTGCGGCGAATCCCGGCGGTGAGCCTGCCGCAGGCGATCGAGCAGCGGTTCGGCGCCCCGGCCCGCGTCCTGCTCGCGGTCTTCTCGATCTTCGTGTTCACGGCGTGGACGCAGGCCGAGACGTTCATGGCCGGCACCCTGATGAGCGGCTTCCTGGGCGTGGAGCCCTGGGTGTGCATGGTGCTGCTCATCGCCCCCATTGTCTTCTACACCGTGATGGGCGGGTTCCGCGCGGTGGCGATGACCGACGTGATCCAGTTTCTTATCATGGCCGTGTTCATGGTCGTCCTGGCCGTCGTCGCCGTGGGCGCGGCGGGGCGCGCGAGCGGCGGCGATATCCTCGGGGCGCTGCGAAAGGCCGCCCCGCCGTCCAGCGGAGAGGGCCAGGTGTTCAACCTCTGGTTCAATGGCCTTCTCTTCCCCATCGTTCTGCTGATCGGCTACCTGCCGGGGTGGATGACCGAGCAGGACCTGCTTCTGCGCATCCAGGCGGCCCGCACCACGCGCGAGGCGATGAAGGGGGCCGGGCTGGCGTTCGGTCTGATCGCCGTGTTCGTCATCGGGTTGCCGACGCTGGCGGCGTTCTGCGCGCTCGTGGCGTTCCCGCCCGTGAACGGCGCGCCGCCCGAGGCCGTGGGCGCCGACGGGACGAGGATCATCACGGCCTTTCTCGCGCCGCTGCCGGTCGCGCTCCAGGTGTTCATGCTCGTCGGCATCGTCGCGTGCCAGATGTCCACGGTAGACACCTTCGCGAACGTGACAGCGATGCCGCTGTCGCACGACCTCATCGAGCCGGTCCTGCGCAAGCGGGGCGCGGCGGAGCGCACCCGGGTGGCGGTGGCCCGGGCCGTGACCGTGTTCGTGTTCGTCCTGGCGCTCGGCTGCGCGCTGATCAGCGAGAAGCTGGGGGATGTCTACTATATCTCGTCGGGCGTGCTATCCGCGAGCATCGCGGTGCCGGCGTTCTTCCTGTTCTGGAAGCGCACCACGTCGGCCGCGGTGATCGCCGCCTCGCTCGCGGGCTTCCTCACGACGGTGGGCATGTACTGGTACGAGATGAAGTACCTCCAGGCAGCGGAGAAGCTGCCGGAGCTGCTCCAGAAGTCGTACGGCTACCTGTACGTGGCGGCCGGGGTGGTGGTGTCGGCGGTGCTGATCCCGGTGGTGAGTCTTCTCACGCCGGCACCCCCGCCCGAGCAGGTGGCGGCCGTGCGCGAGCGGCCGGTGGACGACTTCGGGGAGTTCAGTTCCCGCGCGTGGTGA
- a CDS encoding rhomboid family intramembrane serine protease has product MIPFRDHNPSGTVPVVTLALIVLNSLAFLFELQQGEQLEGFIRGYGLTPCRVFGKEPPKLESRLRIVGPWLVQEEVQTVPPAPVWLTFFTSMFLHGGWMHLLGNMWYLWIFGDNVEDRMGHAKFLLFYLLCGLCAAGAQVAANAGSTVPMVGASGAIAGVLGAYLIAFPYARVSTLVFLGFFMTVVQMPAFVLLGFWFVLQFLSGMGSMTMTEAAGGVAWWAHVGGFVAGMGLLFAFQKPAPRRRAYVYYRRI; this is encoded by the coding sequence TGGTGACACTCGCCCTGATCGTGCTGAACTCTCTGGCCTTCCTCTTCGAGTTGCAGCAGGGCGAGCAGCTCGAAGGCTTCATCCGGGGCTACGGCCTCACCCCCTGCCGCGTGTTCGGCAAGGAGCCGCCGAAGCTCGAGTCGCGCCTGCGCATCGTGGGGCCGTGGCTCGTGCAGGAGGAAGTGCAGACGGTGCCCCCCGCGCCCGTGTGGCTGACCTTCTTCACCTCGATGTTCCTGCACGGCGGCTGGATGCATCTGCTGGGCAACATGTGGTACCTGTGGATTTTCGGCGACAACGTCGAGGACCGGATGGGCCACGCCAAGTTCCTGCTCTTCTACCTGCTGTGCGGCCTGTGCGCCGCGGGCGCGCAGGTGGCGGCCAACGCGGGCTCCACGGTGCCCATGGTGGGCGCGAGCGGGGCCATCGCGGGCGTGCTGGGGGCGTACCTCATCGCATTCCCCTACGCGCGGGTCTCCACGCTCGTGTTCCTGGGCTTCTTCATGACCGTGGTGCAGATGCCGGCCTTCGTCCTCCTGGGCTTCTGGTTCGTCCTCCAGTTCCTGAGCGGGATGGGCTCGATGACGATGACAGAGGCGGCGGGCGGGGTGGCCTGGTGGGCGCACGTGGGCGGCTTCGTGGCGGGCATGGGCCTGCTCTTCGCCTTCCAGAAGCCCGCGCCCCGACGGCGCGCCTACGTCTACTATCGTCGGATATAG
- a CDS encoding HEAT repeat domain-containing protein, whose translation MRRWTLGAALMGLVGLWGVALAGEAAPAANVEDCLKEVVAYKYGDSRKALLDLEGQIRATFGNAEARKAIVAKLAAALSGAQTTTDAKRFLCQQLSIIGGPEVVAVAAKLLPDADLSHSGRTILERVPGPEAAAALRDALGSLKEKLLIGVLNTIGERRDADSVAAVAKFLGDADPAVASAAATALGKIASADATKAVAAARGKAADAAKLAFANAYLRCADKLVADGKAAEAAAIYTEMTDAKEPKNVRIAALRGLVIADTAKALPLITAALMGDDPEMQAIATSFVRDMKGGAVAKAFVELLPKLKPPVQALVIAALADSGDPGARDAMLWGVKSEDAAVRAAALRGLAAVGTAEDVAMLVKTAAAGPDTDKGPAGESLARLGVKGADEALLKLLDGADVPTRSAIIRTLGVRRSAAALPAVLKAAADADEGVRIEALKALEALADEKQSAAIVKLLVDAKTPNERAAAERTAFTVLSKGKDAEARVEPLLAALGQAGTDAKCAILRVAGRLGGGKALAAVRAALKDADAAIQEAAIRALASWPDAAALPDLLELAKSAPKDNLKIIALRDYVRLVGLPNSRKPEENLAMYKEAMALATRPDEKRLVLGGLREVKHIEALKMAAACLDDAALANEACVAVVEVAKAAGKADKEASKAALEKVLQTSKDKRLVNDAKNLINQLK comes from the coding sequence GGGCCTCGTCGGCCTGTGGGGCGTGGCCCTCGCAGGAGAGGCGGCCCCAGCCGCCAACGTAGAGGACTGCCTGAAGGAAGTCGTGGCCTACAAGTATGGCGACAGCCGCAAGGCGCTGCTCGACCTGGAAGGCCAGATTCGCGCGACCTTCGGCAACGCCGAGGCGCGCAAGGCCATCGTGGCCAAGCTGGCCGCCGCCCTCAGCGGGGCACAGACCACCACCGACGCCAAGCGCTTCCTGTGCCAGCAGCTCAGCATCATCGGCGGGCCCGAGGTCGTGGCCGTGGCCGCCAAGCTGCTGCCCGATGCCGACCTGTCGCACTCCGGGCGCACCATCCTCGAGCGCGTGCCCGGCCCCGAAGCTGCCGCCGCCCTCCGCGACGCGCTCGGTTCGCTCAAGGAGAAACTCCTCATCGGCGTGCTGAACACCATCGGCGAGCGCCGCGATGCGGACTCCGTGGCCGCCGTGGCAAAGTTCCTGGGCGACGCCGACCCCGCCGTGGCCAGCGCCGCGGCCACCGCGCTGGGCAAGATCGCCAGCGCCGACGCCACCAAGGCCGTGGCGGCTGCGCGCGGCAAGGCCGCCGACGCGGCCAAGCTGGCCTTCGCCAACGCTTACCTGCGCTGCGCCGACAAGCTGGTCGCCGACGGCAAGGCCGCCGAGGCCGCCGCCATCTACACCGAGATGACCGACGCCAAGGAGCCGAAGAACGTCCGCATCGCCGCCCTCCGCGGCCTGGTGATCGCCGACACGGCCAAGGCCCTGCCGCTCATCACCGCCGCCCTGATGGGCGACGACCCCGAGATGCAGGCCATCGCCACCAGCTTCGTGCGCGACATGAAGGGCGGCGCCGTGGCCAAGGCCTTCGTCGAGCTGCTGCCCAAGCTCAAGCCGCCCGTGCAGGCCCTCGTCATCGCCGCCCTCGCCGACAGCGGCGACCCCGGCGCCCGCGACGCGATGCTCTGGGGCGTGAAGAGCGAGGACGCCGCCGTGCGCGCCGCCGCGCTCCGCGGCCTGGCCGCCGTGGGCACGGCCGAGGACGTGGCCATGCTCGTCAAGACGGCCGCCGCCGGGCCCGACACCGACAAGGGGCCCGCCGGCGAAAGCCTCGCCCGCCTGGGCGTCAAGGGCGCCGATGAGGCGCTGCTCAAGCTGCTCGACGGCGCCGACGTGCCCACCCGCTCGGCCATCATCCGCACGCTGGGCGTCCGCCGCAGCGCCGCCGCTCTGCCCGCCGTGCTCAAAGCCGCCGCCGATGCCGACGAGGGCGTGCGCATCGAGGCCCTCAAGGCCCTCGAGGCCCTCGCCGACGAGAAGCAGAGCGCGGCCATCGTGAAACTGCTCGTGGACGCCAAGACCCCCAACGAGCGCGCGGCCGCCGAGCGCACCGCGTTCACCGTCCTCAGCAAGGGCAAGGACGCCGAGGCCCGCGTCGAGCCCCTCCTGGCCGCGCTCGGCCAGGCCGGCACCGATGCGAAGTGCGCGATCCTGCGCGTCGCCGGCCGCCTCGGCGGCGGCAAGGCCCTGGCCGCCGTCCGCGCCGCGCTGAAGGACGCCGACGCCGCGATCCAGGAGGCGGCCATCCGCGCCCTGGCGAGCTGGCCCGACGCCGCCGCCCTGCCCGACCTGCTCGAGCTGGCCAAGTCGGCGCCCAAGGACAACCTGAAGATCATCGCCCTGCGCGACTACGTGCGCCTGGTGGGTTTGCCCAACTCGCGCAAGCCCGAAGAGAACCTCGCAATGTACAAGGAGGCCATGGCCCTGGCCACGCGGCCGGACGAGAAGCGCCTCGTTCTCGGCGGCCTGCGCGAGGTCAAGCACATCGAGGCCCTCAAGATGGCCGCCGCCTGCCTCGATGACGCGGCGCTGGCCAACGAGGCGTGCGTGGCCGTCGTCGAGGTGGCCAAGGCCGCCGGCAAGGCCGACAAGGAGGCCTCCAAGGCCGCCCTCGAGAAGGTGCTCCAGACGTCCAAGGACAAGCGCCTGGTCAACGACGCGAAGAACCTGATCAACCAGCTCAAATAG
- a CDS encoding radical SAM protein, which produces MKYVFGPVPSRRLGNSLGVDLLAFKACTFDCIYCQLGRTTEKTAERRRFVPPDDVVAEVRQVLDSGVAVDYVTLSGSGEPTLSVDLGRVIHAIKGFSRVPVAVLTNGSLLGRPAVQADLAEADLVIPSLDAATPEAFQRVNRPCGGLSVADVARGLRDFTLGFTGQVWLEVMAVAGVNDTPDEARAIVRALEGARIDKVQLNTVVRAPAESWAEAVPEERLKELAAILEGLAPVEIIGRYAHRRHRAEADDARERILATLARRPCGAAELATSLGLNPSLVATLLEELCRDARTERVLVGGAAQYRIPPP; this is translated from the coding sequence ATGAAGTACGTCTTCGGCCCCGTCCCCTCGCGGCGCCTGGGCAACTCGCTGGGCGTGGACCTCCTGGCGTTCAAGGCCTGCACGTTCGACTGCATCTACTGCCAGCTCGGGCGCACCACCGAGAAGACGGCTGAGCGCCGGCGCTTCGTGCCGCCCGACGATGTGGTGGCCGAGGTGCGCCAGGTTCTCGACTCCGGCGTGGCCGTGGACTACGTGACGCTGTCGGGCTCGGGCGAGCCGACGCTGAGCGTCGATCTCGGGCGAGTCATCCACGCGATCAAGGGCTTCAGCCGCGTGCCCGTCGCAGTGCTCACCAACGGCTCGCTGCTGGGCCGCCCCGCCGTGCAGGCCGACCTGGCCGAGGCCGACCTCGTGATCCCTTCGCTCGATGCGGCCACGCCGGAGGCCTTCCAGCGGGTGAACCGCCCGTGCGGCGGGCTGAGCGTGGCCGACGTGGCCCGCGGCCTCCGCGACTTCACGCTCGGGTTCACCGGCCAGGTGTGGCTCGAGGTGATGGCGGTGGCCGGCGTCAACGACACGCCCGACGAGGCTCGGGCGATCGTGCGCGCGCTCGAAGGCGCCCGGATTGACAAGGTGCAGCTCAACACCGTGGTGCGCGCGCCCGCCGAGAGCTGGGCCGAAGCCGTGCCCGAGGAGCGCCTGAAGGAACTGGCCGCCATCCTCGAGGGGCTGGCGCCGGTGGAGATCATCGGCCGCTACGCGCACCGCCGGCATCGCGCCGAGGCCGACGACGCGCGCGAGCGCATCCTGGCCACCCTCGCCCGCCGCCCGTGCGGCGCGGCCGAGCTGGCCACGAGCCTGGGGCTCAACCCCTCCCTGGTCGCCACGCTGCTCGAGGAGTTGTGCCGCGATGCCCGCACCGAGCGCGTCCTCGTCGGCGGCGCCGCACAGTACCGCATCCCCCCGCCCTGA